Within the Anas acuta chromosome 6, bAnaAcu1.1, whole genome shotgun sequence genome, the region CTGCTGATCTCCTGGGGGCGTGAGCTGGAGTGGAGCTGCCCGACCCCTCTCTGCTCCTCCGAGCCGCGGGGGCAGCCCCGACCCCGCaggcccccagctccctgcccgcggccgccccccctcacccctcacCTTCTTGATGTTGGACTTGGAGGCGGGGTGGAAATCCTTCTTGCACATGAAGTTGGCGAACGACTTCCCCATGGCTGCGGCTGCGAGAGGGGAGCCGCCGGCTGTCCGCACCGGGCCGGCTGCGGGCCTTCCGGGGCGGGCGggccttcctcttcctcctcctcctcctcctcctcccttacCGCGctccgccccgccccggccACAGAGGCAGCGCCATGGCCGCCCGGCCGCCTCCCCGCTCCTGCGACACGTTCGTGGCGCTGCCGCCCGCCGCGGCCGGGGGCCGGGTGGTGTTCGGCAAGAACTCGGACCGGCCGCGGGACGaggtgcaggaggtgctgcactGCCCCGCCGCACAGCACCCGCCCGGCGCCGCGCTGCAGGTGAGCGccctccccgcctccccgcctcccccccccgctgcgCACCCGCGGCCCGAGCGGCTCCCTCGGGCTGCCCGCACCGTGACTCGCCCCGCGCTCCGGCTCCTTGCAGTGCACCTACATCGAGATCGAGCAGGTTCCGCACACCCACGCCGTCGTCCTGAGCCGGCCCTCgtggctgtggggagcagaaATGGGCGCTAACGAGCACGGGGTGTGCATCGGCAACGAGGCCGTGTGGGGCCGAGACGAAGTCTGCGATGATGAAGCTCTGCTGGGCATGGATCTCGTGAGGTCTGcgcgggctgggctgggcagtggTACCCCGCCTGGATTTAGCTTTAAAGCACGCCTGTTTAGTTCTGTAACGCCTGCCTGCACTTTCAGGACACACACCCGTCTATGCTGCTGTTCCAGCCCTGGTTCAAATAAGCATTTCTTGGCACAGCAGGGAgcgctgctgggagctgggaggccTGGGGAGGGGTCACACACCAGAACAGAATCTGTGAAGGAAACTATCAcgcttctttcttctctgcaaaGCATATGCTAAACTGAGCCAAGACTCTTCAAAGCACAGCTGAACCACAGGAATTAGTGTTTGGGCTGGTTAAAAGTACAGGGGCTGTCCTAGGGTCTGTTCCCATTTCCCACTTCCCCCATCTTTCACACACGTACTACAAAGTTTCACTCTTAGCCATGCATCTCCATGTAAACAATGataatttcttttgtctgtgtCTCTGGGTGCCACTGTAACTCTCATTAACCTGCAGCAGGCAGTCAGCTCTTTGCACTGTTTCCCCCCAGACCAATACCCACTTCAGATTCAGAGGCACTTCCAAAGCGCCTTCTGCCTacctttctgcatttccttttgaCTGTTAATTGAATTCCAGTTCAATTTGAATATTCATGCTGAATAGATAATATTTAAAGTTTATGGTTCCAAAGATAacatcttccttttgttttaggCTTGGACTCGAGAGAGCAGACACAGCTGAAAAGGCTCTTACTGTCATAGTTGATTTGCTAGAAAAATATGGACAGGGAGGAAACTGTATGGAGAGCCACATGGCTTTTACATACCACAACAGTTTTCTGATAGCTGACAGAAAGGAAGCCTGGGTGCTGGAGACATCAGGAAAATACTGGGCAGCAGAAAAAGTAGAAGGTATGGATGATGCTTTTTGTTTCAAGTATTTAAATGCAGTGACAAATGGCAAATCTCTAGTTTTCAGTTACTATTTCTTTAAGGCATGAAACTAACCTCCAGATATATACGTGCCTGTGACCAACAAGAGTTGCATCGTAGGGTAGCGGGTTGAGAGAGAAGCCGAGACACACAGGAGGCCTGCTCAGAGATGACCACTTCTGCAGTTAGAAAACAGAGGACAGCAAGGTCAGGACGAGATGTGTAGTCTTAAAGATGATGGTAATCGATTACAATTTCATTTGGTGACAGGGTGATACTGACAGATTCAGTGCATTGGGTCCTGAAGCGGTCAATTCTTCCAGTGGACTTAAAGGGATAAGCTGTGTCTTTGGAGGTGTAAGAGGAAGAATGCAAAGACAGGAATAATCAGGACAGAACCCGAAATATGATGGTGGTGGTAGAAGTAAATGACTCAGAACTGAGGTAGCAGCAGAATTTCAATCAAGATGCATGCAGCCAGGGAGAgagtgcaaaaaaaaaccaaacaactacATTATTGCACAGATCTCATAGGAAACTCTTCAATGCATCATTTGTTTACATTTAGCTTAGCAGCTTACTGAAGCAAAGTGCTtggaaaaagcttttgaagaattaaaataactCTTTCTTCACCTTCCAAGCAGGAGGTGTACGGAATATTTCCAACCAGCTCTCTATCACAACCAAGATTGACAGACAACATCCAGAGCTGAAGGAATATGCCAAAAGCAAGGGCTGGTGGGATGGGGAAAAGGAATTTGATTTTGCTGCCACATATTCTTACGTAAATACTGCCAGAATGACTACATCCAGGGGCCGCTATTGTGAAGGCTACAAACTTCTGAACAAACACAAAggtatcattttttatttttattttttaaagagatgcaAAGTGTTTAGTGAGCTACGTTAATTTAAATCATAAATGATTAAACATCTGATGCGGATGACTTGGTGAACCAGAATTTCTTAGAACAACTTTTTCCTTAAAGGAGAAACACTGAACTTTGGAGTCTTCTATCCATTTTGCCAATTTGGTGATGAGGAAAAATTAAGCCAAGGGTCCATCATCAGACACAACTACAGTGACAATGCTGAGAGGTCACATTATGACCATACAGCTAAGTAGTCGATAAGCCCTGCTCTGAAACATTTTGACAGGCTATGTATTACAGGTAATTACAGGTGGAGGCCAAAAGAGACTCATGTTGGTTGGCAGCCACAAACAGCCCTGTGAACAACTTTAATCTGGTCCTATTCATACAGTCCTAAGACGTCAGCACAGTGTTTTCACACAcatcttgcatttattttgtagattgtttttaaaatctttgtggTTTCACCAATAACTGCTACAGCAACCTTATGCACTCTAATGAAACACTGAGAGCAGAATAAAAGAATCTTCTGTATAGTAAGCAGGTTCTCCTAATTGCTAACTTATTTTTCAGACCTGTATAGAGAGAAGCTATTACTTCCAAATACATCCATCTGGAAGCTTTTTGATGCATCCGTATTCACTtgttcatttgaaataattaatctGAACCAAAATAACATTGCacccctgttttgttttgttttttaatttggctAAGCTCTGCCAGGCCAAGTTTAGCTTTTAGTTCATGCATCAGAATGAATTACCTTTTACTGTCCTGCTATAGTGATCATGTAAATCCTGCATTCATTTTGGGAATTGCAGGTTCTGAAtactgaaagcattttcataATACCTGTATTTACCTGTATGATGATAACGCTGAGATTCTATCAGGGTTTTCATTCTAAATCCCCATTTTCAGGCATTTACCTGAACCATTTTAACAATCACACTAGGTGTTCAGGTTATCAACCTCATATGGTTTCAGTCTTgttgagatttattttaaagtaggtGCCTTAACTAAAAGCTATTTAGTTTAGAGCAGCAGTAAAATCGCTAGTTTCTTAATCTACCCTTCCCAGCTTTTTCACTTAGTGGcattaaagtttttttccaggctgtctACCACAGGAACACCATTTTTAGataaacatttacatttcaaaatataaggAATGTATTTCAGGAATATAaagtaatgtgaaaaaaaaaaactagtagAAAATATGTAATACCATCCTTTCTGCTGGACAAGTTGCCAACTTGCAGCTCACAAACTGACTGCTGCTGCTTAATTTCTTCAGTTTATCTAGCGTGCTGATTTTTTGAATTCCGACTGGCCCAGGCAACTGTGGGAATAGTTATGTGTGTTTGCTTGCTGAAATAGTGCATTTCCTAGCATGCCTGTCTACAGGCAATTCAGattgtgtattaaaaaaaaaaaggaacatctgACTTAGCAGTAGTATATTGTAAGAACAGACGGCTaggcagttaaaaaaaaaaatgcagctagAACTTCACCgaggcaacaacaacaaaaaaattaacaatACCTTcaagtagaaggaaaaaatagtgaATTACCTATTCTTCTTCCGCTCTACACATATGTTCAACTGGTACAccaaatctgaaaagaaaactacTTCAAGTACTGCCTGTTAGAATACTGGATGGTGTAGTGATACTATACTACACCAGCCTTTAAGCTCTGGTGTACAGTACACAAACGGCAACAGCATTTGAAGGCCAGATGCAGAGTGGAAGGGGTTCTGTTTCACCTCACTGAGAAGAAAGAGTTACTGTCATAAGGACACTATACCTCACATAGGTAATTGATTAAATCTTCTTTGCAAATGGATGTGCTATTTTAGTTTCTGTTGACTCTGGGTTTAAGTTACTCCAGTGCATCATTTCAACTGTCAATATGTAGCCTAAGGGCTTTGAAAGGTCAGAtgttaaaaccaaaccaaaaaaaaaaaaataaccacaggcttggtgtttcattttcaaaataacatgCAAAATCCATGCACAGttatcattttttatattttcaaagcagcctAGTGGTATCAACTGTGTACAAATACCAATAACTAATATGATTATTTGTCTTGTCAACTCCCACATAATACTTAGAAAGTTCAGCCCTTAATCCAAGCTactaattttcatttgaaaagttaCTGTGTGAATGACCATTTGCTAGCCATGTGTGTCTTACCCTTCTGGGAAACATCACCCTCCTCTCCCTGATCATAAATGTTATAGCTCATTATCACCTACCCTCTGAAATAAATTCTTGTGGGAAAACAGtagtattttaaagtatattacATATTAAAGCATactgttgggattttttttttatttgccaatacaaattaaaattacCATTGCCTACAGAAAGTAAAAGCAGCCAGTTGTAGAAAACATGCCATTTAGTTGATAGTATAAATAGAGTTTTGtgtaaataattgttttgtatCTGAAATAGGTTCTATCACTTCTGAAACAATGATGGAAATTCTTCGTGACAAAGAGAGTGGCATTAATATGGAAGGCGGTTTTATGACAACTGGAAGCATGGTGTCTGTACTGCCTCAGGAGCCTAATCTGCCTTGTATTCACTTCTTTACAGGAACTCCAGACCCTGCAAGGTGATGTAGTAACATTATGATAAAAAGCTGCAAGTACAAGTATCTAAATGAAAAGTATTGCAGTTTATCTAACTACATTCCTttttgatttggtttgtttttgaaagaaatcaaaaagcaGGGCAAAAGTAATGCTTATGAACATTTTGGTGTCATCTACCAACTTACTTACTTACTGGAACACTGCTATGACACTGACTTAAAAACGCATTAGgatgttttttaaaggattttttttagaagtttttttttttttttaaacttctaaaAGTTCTAAAATAAGTTCTAAAACTtctaaaactttaaaaaactttttaaaaaaaaaacaaaaaaaaaacaaaaaaaaaacttcttcctTGAGAGAAGCAAGTAGAAGTATGGGGAAAATACAGCAATCTACTGACTTAATTTTATCAAAATTGTATCGGTGAAGgatctctgttttattttctctttctaggTCCGTATTCAAGCCTTTCATTTTTGTGCCCAATGTTACTCAGTTATTGAAAACCACCTCCCCTACATTTGGTCATGATGATCCAGTTAAGAAGCAACCACGTTTTCAGAGTAAGCCAGATCGAAGACATGAGCTCTATAAAAAACATGAAAGTGCTGCTGTAGCTATGGAAGCCATGAAGGTATGTTGATTAAATTAGATTTCAATGCAAGCAGGTGGTTTGTATAAGCTCCTTGCTCACATTTTGTTAATGCAATACCACTTAATGCCCTTTGATGGATAGTAAAGAACACTGTAGTGCACCAGAAGCCAATCATCTTGGCATCTGGCAGGCATATGCTTCTAACACAAAAAACTGAAACTAGCACTTGGTTGTCTGGGGTTAGGCCTGGGTGTACAGCTATTTGTACTGCTTATATTGCAAAGAAGCAGGCCACACATGCACAAACTAGTTAGATAACAAGGAAGTGGTTGAGCAGCTGCAGGCAAATATGGGTCAGTAAGGAGATCCTGCCCTTTTCCATTCTGTGGTGGGGGTAGACCCCCTCAGGTACACCATATACCAGACAAGCTTAGGAGCAAAAcctgaattttgcattttactCAGTTTCTGTAAGTGCCCCAGGTTGATTTAATATAATGACATCTTGGCACCAAATTCCAACTAATCCTAGTGAGTGTATTAGATACTACGGTATGTCAGTTCTGGGGTTAGAGGGTAATGAGACATTCTTCCCCCCACCACGATAAACAATGgaaatagcttattttttttgaatagttGATTTGTCCTTACCCACACCAACTTCAGCTCCTGTTGTAAAGCCAGTTCTTCTAGTTATGTATTGACACaatcttctgctgcttttccccccCCTTATTCTCTCTTCTTGCCCCAGTGCTagtttcttcctctcttccccaaATTAGCATCTCGCTGATGACCTTGACACTACATTCACTAGTATATCTTCTCAAGATCCTGACAGCACCAGATAGTACCAAATACTAAAACCGGTTAGAATTTGGAAACATGTTTAAAGCGCATGACTTGTATGTAGCTCTATGACAATAGTTACAGTTTGTAGACCCCAATTTTGCTGACCTAAATGGCAATAGAAAGGAGGTAGCAGTATAGAAATCTGAAATACATAAGTTACTGTGAAGCAGCCAAAACAACACAGCGTTAAGCAGTTCACATTGAGGAACTTCTGTGTGACACCAGGAAAGGAGAGATCACAAAGATAGCTGGGCACAAAGGTAAAACAGGGTGGTGCTTACCTGTAACAGTGGTGTCTCCTGTTTACACAGCTAAcgtgttctaaaaaaaaaaaaaaaaaaaaaaaaagacatgaaactTAAGTGGGGTTGCTAACATAAACACCCGTAACAGCTCTcatgccctccccccccctttttttttttttgcattccaTCAAAGGATGTAGGGAGACAGAATGAGTGCTAGATAATGAGAAAAGAAGCACTGATCTAAGAAAATCTACCTTGATGCTAACTTCTACAAACACCAACTTGTACCCTAGAAACAATTAGAGTTAGATAAGGACAGTACAACAGCATTTTGTTAGGGTGAACACTACATATTTTGTATGGCTTGTGGTGAAATACAGGCATTTCTTTTTGCAggacaaaggaaaagagatgcTGCAAAAGATACAGATGCTGGAGAAAAGTAAGATAAATGAAATGGAATCAATCCTGCAAAACGGATGTCTTGACACTAACCAGGTGGTCAACCTTTTTTCACAGTGTGTAGAAGAAGAACTCAAAATATATAGTAGTTAAAACTACTATTTGAATAAAGGGATTATAATTTGTTGTTATGGTTAACTCTTCTAATGGAGTGGCTATATAGATTACCTCATATTTTCAATATACCAGTTACTTAGTATGGACAGTTTTAAAGCTGCAGTTCTCTGTTTAGGCCAAATTGCTTTTAGTTGTAGGAAGCAAGGCTGAAAAGTGTCTTCAGAGCTGGCAGTACCTCTCTAAGTGGCAAAAAACCGACAGCAGAGATTGATTCACCAACAACCTGAGATGCAATTAGGATTCAAGTAGTTTGACTTAAGTTGCTGAACAACCCAATCTGTGGACGAAGAACACCAATGTAGCTACACACATGTAGGTTTTATAGTTAAGATAATTGTTGTAGCAGAATTTCCTACTGCTTGAATTAAAACAGCCAGGCTAGAGGCTTTtctaaaatgtagaaaaatactgctttttacTAAATTAAAAGGAACGTGATATGCAAGTCAAGTGAGATTGATATTCAGCTGTTTGATAAAGGCTTTCTAAGGTATGTTTCATATATGAGTGATATAAGGCTAAGAGCTTAAGGTCTTAGGCTAAACCTAAATCAATTACAGCTTTACCATAATTTGTTGTGAAACCTGATTATACGGGATTCAACAATGTTAGTGTCTAGCAAGTTACCacacaattatttatttaaatacaacatGATCATTGTAAATTAATTCTTAATTCTTCAGTACACTTTATAACACTGTGAGGgagtttttaaatgtttcttgatttttttttttgtttaaatcaggCAACTAAAATGGAAGAAGTCAGGGTCCATGAGTATATACTTGCACTCAGCagagcacttaaaaaaaaaaaaaacctcttcaAAATTTTTCCACTTCATATAAGCCATTTTAACCATACCTTGTTTTACCAAAATTGGTAGACTTAAGGAGTTGATTTAAATAAGCTTTTTGCCCTGCCAGGAGCAATTCCTTGCCAGTCTTGCTTAAAAGTAGTGATCAAGCTGTCAGTACTTTATTATCCATGGCAAGGGGCAAACAGAGCAAACAAAGAAGTAAGGTTCCGACTTGACTATGTGATCAAGCAGGATAAAAAGTATAACcagattaaaacaaagaacaaacaaaaaaaaacaaccaaccaaccaaaaaaaaaaaacagttctgcaaACCTTCAGGTGAGAACATGTAACATGAAGTGGAGCATTGAGGCTGCAGTGGTAATACGTGATAATATACAACAACCCCCCAGACCACAGTAAGACCATTCTTTGATGAATGCTTTATATTTTGTCAAGATGCTAGAGTCATCTCATCTCAGATGCAAAAGATGGGGCTACACATacagttttctcattttgcaaGCCATTCTGTATTCCCACTGGAAAAAACAATTaggcaaataaaagaaatacacttAAAATGAAGTTTGTTGAATGCTGCTAAACCTGTAAGATGAGGAGTTTGATAAAATGTGTACTTGATCTAACAATGAAAGTATTTAGATCCACACCAAAAATCTAAAGGGTTGGCAAAAGTTCTTGAACTTCCTAGTTCTAGGGATTGTATATGTACCAAGTGGCAGCAGCAAGTAAGATCTATGAAAGTAAGCACATGTTGATTGTGAACCTTTTGTGCTTGTGTTGCCAACAAAATTTATTAGAATAATAAAAGGATGTTCATGAACTGGATGGtatatttaataaaagtttGCTGTATTTACCTGTTTTCTTTGGATGTCTGTATCTGACAATTCTTTGCATCATGGTGTGCTGTTTTGTATCATCAGCTCTTCCATGCTAGCTCCTTGATGACTTCAGAGAAGCAATAAATGCCAGGTAAAACAGTGCTGGAAACCAAGGTACCATTCAAGTTTACAGGCAGTGTAGCAGAGTGAGACAGAATTTTATGTGATACTGCAACTAGAGTAAAGTTATAGAAGAATGGAAGTAGTGAAAGTTGTGGTACAGGCTTTTAAGTGAATTTTTTGTCCATCTAATTACAGGGTGTCAATTAACCAGTCTTACTAGGTTAAGCATAGTGGTCAAGTTCTAATATAGGTAGACACAGTCCAGCTattcctctgttttttgttgtcctTCATTTATTTGTCTACAGGACACACAGTAAAAACAATGTGTTTTCAGATAGATCAAGCCATGGCTGACAGACTATGGTATATTTTGGTACCTTTCTTCCTGGGATTTCATCCTCCTAGAACACATGCAgtgcaaaatgcaaaacaagtaTGAAACCAGAAGGAATAAATGACCCTCCATCCTGCaaccataaattaaaaaaaaaaaaaaaagtatcaacaaTCAGAAAGTCCTCTAGAGGGCAATCGTTGCATGTATTTCATCTAGTTTTATGAAGGCtcattatttaagaaaaagaaaactgctaccaaaaaattttaagtgtttaaTATCTACCCCATCCATTATCGtaagtattttgaaatgaatgctAAAAAAATTAATGCTGTCTTTCGTTGGAGATACCCCTGGACTTACTATCTTGTTCAGTGaatgttttcacagaattaGAGCTTTCAGGTTAAGCAGTATTTATCCCAAACTAATCagccttcaaaataaaataacttattGCACCACTGGCCACATCTTCAAAGCAAAGCTACTTCTAACCACCAGAAATTCACACATCAATTAACAAAGTATTGACATACACTGGATTATCAACTATTTTTACAGCTTAGTGGTACTCCTTGGTGGAAGCAAATACTTGTCAAATACGAGTTAGGTAACTTTCTAATGTAATTCAAAGTCTCTTCTTAGTTTCCAAAAGTACCCAGTGATTTAGGAATAGATTAGCTTGTTCCATATTTGATTGATAAATTCTTTAGTCTATGTTTTGACCGTTTCTTACTTAAGACAGGTACGTTGTGATCAAATGCAGGGAATATGAGAGCCATTATAATAAGGAAGGCCAGGGCAAGGACTTAAATGATGAAAATGACAGAGATGAGTGAGAGAACAATGACTCTGTTTTGGAGCATAAAACTGAACTAAGAGCAACTTTTTCAAAAATTGAAGGATCTTCAAAGGTACATATTTGGTAAGGAGAGGATAATACAAAAAAATTCCTAAAGATCTGAATTAGCTCCTTGCT harbors:
- the SCRN3 gene encoding secernin-3 isoform X1 gives rise to the protein MAARPPPRSCDTFVALPPAAAGGRVVFGKNSDRPRDEVQEVLHCPAAQHPPGAALQCTYIEIEQVPHTHAVVLSRPSWLWGAEMGANEHGVCIGNEAVWGRDEVCDDEALLGMDLVRLGLERADTAEKALTVIVDLLEKYGQGGNCMESHMAFTYHNSFLIADRKEAWVLETSGKYWAAEKVEAGGVRNISNQLSITTKIDRQHPELKEYAKSKGWWDGEKEFDFAATYSYVNTARMTTSRGRYCEGYKLLNKHKGSITSETMMEILRDKESGINMEGGFMTTGSMVSVLPQEPNLPCIHFFTGTPDPARSVFKPFIFVPNVTQLLKTTSPTFGHDDPVKKQPRFQSKPDRRHELYKKHESAAVAMEAMKDKGKEMLQKIQMLEKSKINEMESILQNGCLDTNQVVNLFSQCVEEELKIYSS
- the SCRN3 gene encoding secernin-3 isoform X2, with the protein product MAARPPPRSCDTFVALPPAAAGGRVVFGKNSDRPRDEVQEVLHCPAAQHPPGAALQCTYIEIEQVPHTHAVVLSRPSWLWGAEMGANEHGVCIGNEAVWGRDEVCDDEALLGMDLVRLGLERADTAEKALTVIVDLLEKYGQGGNCMESHMAFTYHNSFLIADRKEAWVLETSGKYWAAEKVEGGVRNISNQLSITTKIDRQHPELKEYAKSKGWWDGEKEFDFAATYSYVNTARMTTSRGRYCEGYKLLNKHKGSITSETMMEILRDKESGINMEGGFMTTGSMVSVLPQEPNLPCIHFFTGTPDPARSVFKPFIFVPNVTQLLKTTSPTFGHDDPVKKQPRFQSKPDRRHELYKKHESAAVAMEAMKDKGKEMLQKIQMLEKSKINEMESILQNGCLDTNQVVNLFSQCVEEELKIYSS